The DNA window TTTTTCTCAATCTAAGCGGAGACTGCGTGGCGAGCAATCTTTAATATCAAATCTCAACTTCTAAAACGATACGTTTTACAAACTTCGACAAGTTGTTCAAACAAGCCATAGAAAATCAGAAAAATACTCTTGCTAATCCAACCTAGTACTTATTTACTATTCTTAACGTTTTAGACTAAACGCTTATGGTTAAAAATATCCTTTGTGGAACGCCATTATGCCATCTTAGTGGAATCGCAAACTTCTCAATTTTCAAAAAAGGGAAAGTAAACCTAAAAATTACACATTCATTATTCATACAAAAATATCTGTTTAAATCATAATTAATAGTGGCTGCACGTCATTAAGAAGGGAGCATATTTATGTTTTTGGATTACTTCGCACTAGGTCTACTGATCTTTGTCGCGCTAGTTATATTCTACGCCATAATAATCATTCACGATATACCTTATGAAATCGCTAAGGAAAGGCAACATCCTCATCAAGACGCCATACATTACGCAGGTTGGGTGAGTTTATTTACCCTACATGCTATCTGGCCATTTCTTTGGATTTGGGCAACCTTATGGCGCAAAGAACGAGGTTGGGGTTTCCAAAGGCTGGAAGAAGAACAACACGATATACATCACAGGATGGATCTCCTCAGTGAACAGCTCAATCGCTTACAACAACAAATTGATACTATGACCTCCCCAGTTGAGCAATCATCCGTTGCGAGCACAGACAACAACGAGGAGAAACAATAATGGATTTACTCCTTATTCTGACCTATGCCGCTTTATGTATTGCTATTTTTAAAATTTTTAACATTCCGCTCAATAAATGGACCGTCCCAACCGCTGTCCTTGGCGGTGTCACTCTGGTTGGCACTTTAATCTTACTCATGAACTACAACCATCCATTTACCCAAATAGGAAATCAGGTATTTTCTACAACCCCAATTGTATCTGGGGTG is part of the Vibrio aquimaris genome and encodes:
- a CDS encoding DUF3302 domain-containing protein; translation: MFLDYFALGLLIFVALVIFYAIIIIHDIPYEIAKERQHPHQDAIHYAGWVSLFTLHAIWPFLWIWATLWRKERGWGFQRLEEEQHDIHHRMDLLSEQLNRLQQQIDTMTSPVEQSSVASTDNNEEKQ